Proteins co-encoded in one Leptospirales bacterium genomic window:
- a CDS encoding DUF817 domain-containing protein has translation MPPVSVFRAAFVVPWPELWRDALASIWLEARSCIFAGSFFVLLYAVGKLPAMGIARYDLIFVGAVLIQATLIVLRLETRDELLTLGVFHLLGFALEVFKTHPAIGSWSYPGEGRIKVLNVPLYSGFMYAAVASYIVQVFRLLRMRLAHAPNYALSALLGVLIYINFFTHHFFVDLRWWLTVATLLLFARTSVIVRPRQREYSMPATLGFLLVGVAIWFAENISTLLGAWSYPHQHQGWKVVGLGKISSWSLLVIVSFLLVAGLRHWKERRGARI, from the coding sequence GTGCCGCCGGTTTCCGTTTTTCGCGCCGCCTTCGTTGTGCCCTGGCCCGAGCTCTGGCGAGATGCGCTCGCATCCATTTGGCTGGAGGCGCGATCTTGCATCTTCGCCGGGAGTTTCTTCGTTCTTCTCTATGCTGTCGGAAAGTTGCCCGCGATGGGCATTGCGCGTTACGACCTGATCTTCGTCGGCGCTGTGTTGATCCAGGCGACGCTCATTGTTCTGCGACTTGAGACGCGCGATGAACTTTTGACTCTCGGCGTTTTTCATCTGCTGGGCTTTGCCCTTGAGGTCTTCAAGACTCATCCAGCCATTGGCTCCTGGTCTTATCCCGGCGAGGGCCGCATAAAAGTCCTGAATGTGCCGCTCTACAGCGGTTTCATGTACGCCGCAGTGGCCAGCTACATTGTTCAGGTTTTCCGGCTGTTGCGCATGCGGCTGGCGCATGCTCCGAACTACGCGCTATCGGCGCTGCTGGGCGTTCTGATCTACATCAACTTTTTTACGCACCACTTCTTTGTTGATTTACGCTGGTGGCTGACGGTCGCGACGCTTTTGCTTTTTGCAAGGACCAGCGTCATTGTACGCCCCCGACAGCGAGAATACTCAATGCCTGCAACGCTTGGCTTCTTGCTGGTGGGCGTTGCCATCTGGTTTGCCGAAAATATCTCTACTCTGCTTGGCGCCTGGAGTTACCCGCATCAACACCAGGGCTGGAAAGTTGTGGGCCTTGGCAAAATTAGCAGCTGGTCATTGCTGGTTATTGTGAGCTTCTTGCTGGTTGCCGGATTGCGCCACTGGAAAGAACGGCGTGGGGCGCGCATCTAG